A region from the Pseudopipra pipra isolate bDixPip1 chromosome 8, bDixPip1.hap1, whole genome shotgun sequence genome encodes:
- the LOC135418201 gene encoding glutathione S-transferase omega-1-like: protein MANDRSRSLGKGSAAPGPVPEGLLRLYGMRFCPFAQRTRLVLRAKGISHEVVNINLKNKPDWFFEKNPSGLVPVLETSKGQLIWESPITCEYLDEAFPEKKLMPSDPYERARQKMLLEDFSKITPLLFKHVLAVKDGQDTTALKAEIAEKFGKFEEILSKRNTVFFGGNSISMLDYMIWPWFERLEAFQLKDTLNHAPKLQRWMEAMKEDPAVKAIMTDTETFKNYLQLYLVNSPEACDYGL from the exons ATGGCGAACGATCGCTCCCGCAGCCTGGGCAAGG GTAGCGCGGCGCCGGGGCCCGTGCCCGAGGGGCTGCTGCGGCTGTACGGCATGAGGTTCTGCCCCTTCGCGCAGAGGACGCGCCTGGTTCTCCGCGCCAAGGGCATCAG CCATGAAGTAGTCAACATCAATCTGAAGAACAAACCTGACTGGTTCTTTGAGAAGAACCCCTCTGGGCTGGTCCCTGTTCTGGAGACCAGCAAGGGCCAACTGATCTGGGAGTCCCCAATCACTTGTGAATATTTGGATGAGGCATTTCCAGAGAAGAAGCTGATGCCTTCAGACCCATATGAGCGAGCCCGTCAGAAGATGCTCTTGGAAGACTTCTCAAAG ATAACACCCTTACTTTTCAAGCATGTTTTGGCAGTCAAAGATGGACAAGACACCACAGCACTGAAAGCAGAGATTGCTGAAAAGTTTGGCAAATTTGAAGAG ATTCTGTCCAAACGCAACACTGTGTTTTTTGGTGGGAACTCCATCTCTATGCTTGACTACATGATCTGGCCGTGGTTTGAACGCCTGGAAGCATTCCAGCTGAAAGA CACTTTGAATCACGCACCAAAGCTCCAACGCTGGATGGAGGCCATGAAGGAGGACCCTGCTGTCAAGGCTATAATGACTGACACAGAGACATTCAAGAACTACCTCCAGCTGTATTTGGTGAACAGCCCTGAGGCATGTGATTATGGGCTCTGA